ATTTTATTTGTGAAATCGGTGGAATTTAAAAGTATGGAGATCCAACGGTTATATTTACTTAAGTTTTGCAATCCCTTGTTGTTATTAAAAGGGAGAGATGCTAGAATATCACCATTATAACTGATACTGCACATCGCGAGATTGATGTCGCAATTGTCAGTTGTTAATAAAAACAATGGCGATTTTGACTAATGGTGATTTTTACTGTATTTGACCATAAGAGGAAATCGTGTTCGATCAAAAATAGTGGTAAAAACTTTTAATGGATCGAAAATTGATCTTTTAGTAGGTAAGAtaaggaaggatgtttcagcaaTCCCAATGATGTCAATAAAAATCTTGTCGATACTTAATGGATACTTTATACTTTATTTTCACAACTCCCCTTTTGTTTCCGTGCGTCAGCTGGAAGTCTTGCTCAGGCAACTTTGAGATTCTAGGTTATCATTTCATTTCTGAATAGCTCTACAAATCTCAAGCTTTACCCTTATGCAGTTCCCGGTCCCAACCTCTTTTCCGTACCATCAAGCTAGTGAGTCAATCTCTGTTAAGTTGATGCAGTTGTGTTGCTGTCATGTTAAAGGTAATTAAAACGAAGAAAAGGAAAACAGACACCGCACTATAAATGTAGAGAATGTATTATTACTCCTTATACACTTCAATAGTTGAACAACTCAACCAAGGCAGGTATATCTTGAATCTAATTGATCCGTATAAGTGTTCATCTATTCTTTTCAAGAATAATAAACTTTCAACCACACACATAAACAGTATCTTATGATGTAAATGTATGTAAAAAGTGTATGTATAAGTATAACTAAGCTAAcattacttgaaaattactttaatGGGCAAAGataaactaaacagcaaaaactaTCCCCAAATACTTAATAAAACTAGGTATAGAAGCTCAGAGAACTATCGTCATTCTCTTCACCAGTCTTCCAAGCAATCACATTTTCTGAAACTGATATCTTACGCCTTGGAAAAGTCATCCTAAGCACCCCGCGTTCACAAACAGCTGACATTGAGTCAATTTTTGCATCAATAGGTAAACGTAGTCTCTTCTTTAAAACATTACTCCGCTGAGTAACTCTTGATCTGAAATACCTCGAAGAAGAAGTACCTGACTCAGATGTTAGTTTAGGCTTGCCGCTAATAACTAGCTCATTCGCCGTATGAGGTTGGATGTTGAGTTCCTCAGACATAACCCCAGGCATGTCAATCACGACTACATACTTGTCGGTGAACATTTTAATATCAGTACATGGAATAGTCTCAGATGTGACAACGGTTGATAAGATCGTACTACCATCGTCCAACGGAGGAGGCTGTACCCCTGTTGGATTCTGAGACATTGTTAACTTGGGAGGAGTTTGCTGACCTTCCATGCAGTTTTGCACCAGCATATCAATCATCAAAACATGCTTGTCACAGAATTCCTTGATATCTGCACAAGGTATTGGTGCCGTGCTAATCATGGAAGTCGTGATGGtagttgttgtggtggtggtagtagtagTTGGTGTCAGTGACTCTTTTGTTTCTGGCGAAGGTAATTGTGGTTCCTGCATTAAAATTGCATCCACCAAACAGAAGTCAATACGAAGCTTTGCTTAATTATCGGCCTGAATCAAAAGCAACAACAATCCTAGTTCATCCTTCACTATACTAACATAATGATTGTCAGGTTACACAGATTCGGTACATACTAGAGTTGCAGTTGAATGAAGATGCAGATAAACCCTGACCCGCATGATTAAGAGCAAAGCTCATTCAAGTGAATAATTAGGGAACCGATATATAGGATACAGCTTTGGTAAAGTTAATAATTCAAGTGTAATCCCACAAATCATtttaatcaaaagaaataaaAGGAAGTGAGCTTCTGAATAACCTGTGTTACAATATTTGCAGTAAGACTTCCACGAAATCCACCCTCAATTCGCTTGACGCATGAATACTGTCCTGAGATTTCTGATGTATCACGATTCTCATAGATTCCCGAATCGCTGACCCAGAGCACAGCTCCTGGGAATATATTCATGTCAGCCAGAGTAGCAGAATCCTCTTCGATTTTTCTGGCATCTACACGTAGCATCTGGTTCTCCTTGACGACCTGCAATAGAACATATTTTGAGGTCTCTACAGTGGAGAGAGGAAACTATAGTATGGTGGTTCACTGCTGTGTA
The nucleotide sequence above comes from Papaver somniferum cultivar HN1 chromosome 8, ASM357369v1, whole genome shotgun sequence. Encoded proteins:
- the LOC113304673 gene encoding ubiquitin carboxyl-terminal hydrolase 26-like isoform X2, yielding MNFKQIADDSLDGKSLDGTLYYVSRAWLLQWSQRTNLDFPGEADFGPTTSIRCPHGELMPEQAAGAERVLVPENLWLFLYENFNRVRPENALTTFPSKSGTCVTCSMELNKVGYEDTLRAAAKLKERQHHKKILLESNDALNPGSKYYLLPSSWLTKWKSYITSGKMVPSPDPLEGVIDSLICRKHSLLLERPPDLFCKHGLIFQKPSTTDGLTIVSENDWKFFAEDWQGANSNCVSAEIEFSISNAKKLIGFFEEGPISEEDLNPSNDEVASRQPSLKTYPMVVKENQMLRVDARKIEEDSATLADMNIFPGAVLWVSDSGIYENRDTSEISGQYSCVKRIEGGFRGSLTANIVTQEPQLPSPETKESLTPTTTTTTTTTTITTSMISTAPIPCADIKEFCDKHVLMIDMLVQNCMEGQQTPPKLTMSQNPTGVQPPPLDDGSTILSTVVTSETIPCTDIKMFTDKYVVVIDMPGVMSEELNIQPHTANELVISGKPKLTSESGTSSSRYFRSRVTQRSNVLKKRLRLPIDAKIDSMSAVCERGVLRMTFPRRKISVSENVIAWKTGEENDDSSLSFYT